One Solanum pennellii chromosome 10, SPENNV200 genomic region harbors:
- the LOC107032151 gene encoding probable dolichyl-diphosphooligosaccharide--protein glycosyltransferase subunit 3B has product MAISYNTNSFLFILVLLLIVPINHTLNSDDLVSELTLLRSRSSTGVIHLSNRLLWQILSVPVPRPFTLLIFFDSQKLHSDSEISLPKLRNEFLVLTSSFHTNNPDDKKFFFFDIEFQESQASFALFGVKSLPHICLVPPFAIDFKRDSIQMESSDTTKHAESMAEFVEAKSEHIIGPIHRPGFISKKQRMCIIALGLILSPFLVKKIVSGNTLLHDKNVWMAGSIFVYFFSVSGTMYNIINKIPIAMVDRDDPGKLVFFYDGSGMQLGAEGFTVGFLYTIFGLLLAFVTHALIHVKNRNIQRLVMLLAIFVSFWAVTKVLHLYKWKTGLGPIYG; this is encoded by the coding sequence ATGGCAATCTCTTATAACACAAATTCCTTTTTGTTCATTCTTGTTCTTTTACTCATTGTACCTATCAATCATACCTTAAACTCAGATGATTTGGTTTCTGAACTAACTCTCCTTCGTTCTCGATCTTCTACTGGTGTCATTCACCTTTCAAACAGATTACTCTGGCAAATCTTATCGGTACCTGTCCCTAGGCCATTCACTCTCCTTATATTCTTTGATTCTCAGAAGCTACATTCAGATTCAGAGATTTCACTCCCCAAACTCAGAAACGAGTTCTTGGTTCTCACGTCTTCTTTTCACACAAACAATCCAGATGACAAGaagttcttcttctttgacATTGAGTTTCAAGAATCACAAGCTTCGTTTGCTCTATTTGGTGTCAAGTCTCTCCCCCATATATGTTTAGTACCCCCTTTTGCCATTGATTTCAAAAGGGATTCGATTCAGATGGAGTCCTCCGATACCACAAAGCATGCTGAATCAATGGCAGAATTCGTGGAGGCCAAAAGTGAACACATTATTGGTCCAATTCATCGACCAGGTTTTATTTCAAAGAAGCAGAGGATGTGTATCATAGCTCTGGGGCTAATCTTGAGTCCATTTCTAGTGAAAAAGATTGTATCTGGGAACACCCTTTTGCATGATAAGAATGTATGGATGGCAGGGTCGATTTTCGTGTACTTCTTCAGTGTTTCGGGGACAATGTACAACATAATCAACAAGATACCTATAGCTATGGTGGATAGAGATGATCCAGGAAAGCTGGTTTTCTTTTATGACGGATCTGGGATGCAGTTGGGTGCTGAGGGGTTTACAGTCGGGTTCTTGTACACGATTTTCGGGTTGTTGTTGGCCTTTGTCACTCATGCTCTTATCCATGTGAAGAACAGGAATATCCAGAGGTTGGTGATGCTTTTGGCAATCTTTGTTTCATTCTGGGCTGTAACGAAGGTACTTCACCTTTATAAATGGAAGACTGGGCTTGGTCCTATTTATGGGTGA